CTTGAGGTTACCCAGGAGCAAAAGAACCTCTTGTATGAGCAAGTGTTGAAGGAACGTTTCGGTATGGAAATTCCCCATGAAACTTCGTTGAAAGAGGCTTCCAGAAAGTTTGGCGAATTTATCCTCGAAAAGAATTTTCTCGAAAGTCCTTCCGATTACGTTGCTGAATTCTATAAGAAATGGGAGGATTCGAAAACATATGAAAAGGTTCTTATGAGTTTTGCCAGAGATTTTGAGGAATTACGAAAAGAGGAATTACTTGAGAATATTGATGACTTTATAAACCATCCCAATCATCCTTTTGTTCAGATAGAAAACGAACTGTTTTTGAAAACGGCGAAAGAGTTCCTGCAAAAAGAGGATAAAGCCAAAATACTGAATTTTGTCAGAGATAGGGCAAAGAAACGTAATAGAGCTGGTCTTGAAGAATACACCGATGAGTTTTCATGGAAAGACTTTTTAAAACTTGAAATTTTGCTCGACAAGCCAGATTTTAGCAAAGTCGAGTCTATTGATAACCTTATTGATCTCTACGCAAAAGATATATGGAAATTCGATCAGTTATGGCGAGAACTTCAAAAATTGAGGCTTCCCCATGACTTAAAGGATTTTGCAAAAAAAGAAATCCAAGAAGTGCTTATAGAAACTGAGAATTTTTGGAGGAACTATTACGCTCCTGAAAAAATCGAGGCAAACCAAGCTGGTCTCATACGAAGAATACTTGAGAATCAAGGAAAGATTGCTGTTATCGTTGTCGATGCCATGAGATTTGAGCTTACCAAAAGCCTGAACGTTGGTAGAGGTGCAGAGCTTGAAATAGAGCCTATAATTGCTGTAACGCCCACAGAAACCCTTGTGGGTATGGGGGCATTGTTTTCTTCAGGGGAGATCGAAAAAAGGTTGAACAAGGAAAAACACGTTGCTATTTACGATAGACAGACTAACCGTGAAATAGTGACGGTTCAAGACAGAGAGGAAAATCTAAAGGCTTTTATAGAGGATGTGCAGTTTCTTTCGCTTGGCGATTACTCAAAGGCCTCTTCTGATAAGGTTGTTTTGAAGTCACAGGAAATCGATAAACTTGGACATGGCGACTTTGCAGAATTCCTTTCGCAAATTATTGAGAAACTTAAAGATACAGTGATAAAACTCCTGCAAAAGGGCTATGAAGTGCATATGGTTTCAGACCACGGGTTTTATTTAGCCGATACAGAATCAAAGGTAAAAGGAGTCAAAGAAACCGCCTTTGATTCAACTTCCAGATACAAGCTTTCAAATGAATGCCCCGATGCTTCAGAGGAAGTTTTAAAAGAACATATTGAAGGCACTTATATCAGTTATGCATTTGGTAGCACTGTTTTCAAAGGCAAAGCAGGAAGATTTTTGCATGGCGGTGCCAGCCTGCAGGAGGTTCTCATTCCACATGTGATAGTTACACCTGTAAAGGAGATGGTAAAAATGGGTGTCAAAATTAAAAACAAAGAGGATTTGAAAACTGTCCAACGAAACACCTTTGATGTTGTTCTGGTGTCTGAGAACAGAATGTTTGGGAAACCGAATAAGGTATATTTGGAAGTGGGAAAGAAAAAGATTGATATCGCGAAAGATGTTGAAGATGAAGTGAGAGTGCAGATAACCTTTAGTGCAGAGAGCGGGGAAACTGTGAGAATATCCGTCAGGGATAAAGACAACGGAAAATTACTCGATTACGTGGATGTCAAGTTTTTGCCAGCGAGAAAGCTTCTTTTTTGAGAGGGTGATTTCATGGCCTTGGATGAACTCGACAAAAAAGTTATCAATGTATATTCAGATTATGTGATAAGCAAGGCATTAGTGAGGAAGCTCAAGATCGGATACAACGTGCCTGTATATGTGCTTGAGCACCTTCTCGGATCTTATGCCGATTTTTCCGACCTCGAAAATCCAAAAAATGTCGAGAATGTGGAGAATATCCTGAAAGAACATTTCCTTCGCCCGGATGAAGCGGAGTATGTGAAGATGAAACTCAGAGACAAAGGCTGTTTCAGGATTATCGATAGGATATCCGCTGTTCTTGATACAAACAGCAATCAATATGATGCATTCCTTCAGAATCTTAATGTAAAAAATGGCGTTATCTCTGATGAGATCGTCAAAGAGAATCCCAAAATGCTGCTCGGTGGTATTTGGGCAGTTATTGATCTGATTTACGATCATGAGTCATATCCCGGCAGGCCTTTCGTGGTGGAGAAGATTTTCCCTATACAGCTTTCAAATTTCATAAGTGAGAAATTCACTGAGAAAAGGAATGCATTCACTACCGAGGAATGGATAGATCTGCTGGTGAGGTCGATCGGCCTTGAGCCAGAGAAATTGAGCTGGAGAGAAAAGATGCTTCTTCTTTTGAGACTCGTTCCTTTAGTGGAGAAGAATTACAACCTTGTAGAGCTTGGACCAAGAGCTACGGGAAAATCTTATGTGTACCGAGAAATTTCCCCCTATGCTTTTTTGCTTTCTGGAGGAAATACGACGGTTGCTCAGCTGTTTTATAATATTGCCAGAGGGAAAGTGGGATTGATAGGTGAATGGGACGTCGTCGCTTTTGATGAAGTCGCAGGAATAAAATTCAAAGACCAGTACGCACTCCAAATGCTCAAAGATTACATGGAGTCGGGAACATTTGCAAGGAAGGTCGAGGTCGTAGCGGAAGCATCTATGGTATTTAACGGAAACATAAACGACGATGTGCAGACACTCTTGAAACTTTCGAATCTTTTTGAGCCTTTCCCCGTAGAAATGCAGGATACCGCTTTTCTCGATAGGATACACGCGTACCTTCCCGGCTGGGAAGTTCCTAAATTAAAAGCGGGGCTTTTTACGAACCATTTCGGGTTTGCCATAGATTACTTTTCAGAGGTTTTAAAATCTTTGCGCAGTTACTCAGCGGTTGACGTTATAGACCGTTATTTCGAGTTAGGAATGCAGTTAAATAGAAGAGATGAAAAGGCAGTTAGAAAGACCTGTTCTGGTTTGCTAAAGTTGTTATACCCGGATAAGAGCTATGAGAAAGAGGGCATCAAGAAAGTACTTGAGTTTGCAATCGAAATGCGTAGAAGAATCAAGGAACAATTGAAGAAAATGGGAGGCCTGGAGTTTTGGGAGACGAACCTCTCATATATCGATAAAGAAGCCAAACAGGAAACCTATGTTTCCGTTAAAGAAGGAGGAAAAGGGGTTCTCATTTCTCAAGATCCGTTACCTCCAGGTATTGTGTACACCGTTTCAGTGGTTGATGGGAAAACTAACCTAATAAAAATAGAGACAGTTGTTTCTCCCGGTCAGAACAAATTTTCCGTTGGCGGAAACTCTTCCTTCAAGGAAGCGGCGAACACAGCTTTCAGTTATCTCGCCGCAAACCAGAAAAAACTCTTGCCTATGAATATGACTTTGAAGGACTACACGATAACGGTACAAGCGTATCCTATGCTTGGTAAAGAGGTAGGAAAAGATGTTTCAGTGGCGGTTT
Above is a window of Thermotoga sp. DNA encoding:
- a CDS encoding PglZ domain-containing protein, with the protein product MAVVLDKINERLNKCNIEIPVVLRDPDKVVGKFIGALEEHGWVFIQLLDLSEEFMTMLEAERLAQQGRKVLVYIGDIRDKSLVHLAEYWDRGNGLNITAANLLSEIGISPSNYNKRTTISIVKIGLKKDEEWWNKVKEKGLTAVLREIEEGLLAFLEDPEGLEVTQEQKNLLYEQVLKERFGMEIPHETSLKEASRKFGEFILEKNFLESPSDYVAEFYKKWEDSKTYEKVLMSFARDFEELRKEELLENIDDFINHPNHPFVQIENELFLKTAKEFLQKEDKAKILNFVRDRAKKRNRAGLEEYTDEFSWKDFLKLEILLDKPDFSKVESIDNLIDLYAKDIWKFDQLWRELQKLRLPHDLKDFAKKEIQEVLIETENFWRNYYAPEKIEANQAGLIRRILENQGKIAVIVVDAMRFELTKSLNVGRGAELEIEPIIAVTPTETLVGMGALFSSGEIEKRLNKEKHVAIYDRQTNREIVTVQDREENLKAFIEDVQFLSLGDYSKASSDKVVLKSQEIDKLGHGDFAEFLSQIIEKLKDTVIKLLQKGYEVHMVSDHGFYLADTESKVKGVKETAFDSTSRYKLSNECPDASEEVLKEHIEGTYISYAFGSTVFKGKAGRFLHGGASLQEVLIPHVIVTPVKEMVKMGVKIKNKEDLKTVQRNTFDVVLVSENRMFGKPNKVYLEVGKKKIDIAKDVEDEVRVQITFSAESGETVRISVRDKDNGKLLDYVDVKFLPARKLLF
- the brxL gene encoding protease Lon-related BREX system protein BrxL; this encodes MALDELDKKVINVYSDYVISKALVRKLKIGYNVPVYVLEHLLGSYADFSDLENPKNVENVENILKEHFLRPDEAEYVKMKLRDKGCFRIIDRISAVLDTNSNQYDAFLQNLNVKNGVISDEIVKENPKMLLGGIWAVIDLIYDHESYPGRPFVVEKIFPIQLSNFISEKFTEKRNAFTTEEWIDLLVRSIGLEPEKLSWREKMLLLLRLVPLVEKNYNLVELGPRATGKSYVYREISPYAFLLSGGNTTVAQLFYNIARGKVGLIGEWDVVAFDEVAGIKFKDQYALQMLKDYMESGTFARKVEVVAEASMVFNGNINDDVQTLLKLSNLFEPFPVEMQDTAFLDRIHAYLPGWEVPKLKAGLFTNHFGFAIDYFSEVLKSLRSYSAVDVIDRYFELGMQLNRRDEKAVRKTCSGLLKLLYPDKSYEKEGIKKVLEFAIEMRRRIKEQLKKMGGLEFWETNLSYIDKEAKQETYVSVKEGGKGVLISQDPLPPGIVYTVSVVDGKTNLIKIETVVSPGQNKFSVGGNSSFKEAANTAFSYLAANQKKLLPMNMTLKDYTITVQAYPMLGKEVGKDVSVAVFVSMLSAFHRTLMKKGFGVIGDMTITGSLKTTLSFVDRLTMLVENGAKSVTVPIEQMNKLGSISVDIISKTIPIPISTPEDAFLRGRLED